Proteins from a single region of Mucilaginibacter daejeonensis:
- the gldG gene encoding gliding motility-associated ABC transporter substrate-binding protein GldG: MFSILKKEISTYLSSLVAYVTIGVFLLVLGLFLWVFPESSILEYGYASMEGMFSTAPFLFMFLIPAITMRSIAEERREGTFELLSTRPLSNWQIVLGKYWACLVLVAFALLPTLFYVYSVWVLGTPQGNLDTGAVIGSYIGLLLLGAAFTAMGLFASSVSKNQIISFTIAVFLSYFMYSGFDSLGQLLSLQDTNIQDLGMARHYEAVGRGVLDSRNLIYFIVLSSIFIGLTVWVVSRQNSVKQVRKGLLMLGGALVLLVIISQLVYTRIDFTKEKRFTLSQVSRNVMDSLPKKVKVTVYLQGKDLPGGMKRLQQATRDMLNDLEAYGHGKLSFEFANPLDGLSQEEQAKTLEDLQTQGIEPTNLSVKTDNGVSQRTIFSAAMVSAGDKQMPVKLLQTRIGLGPEEVLNNSEQNLEYAFTSAIKKATSGGRPRVGFTYGHNELSDLQLNDAMKSLSDGFEVGRVDLQSIPFANLSTLKLLVIAKPDKPFTEAEKFKVDQYLMRGGRIVWSIDQVSAELDSLRGHGGEQLAFNKQLNLDDQLFKYGVRINYDLIADLNCAQIPVNTGNMGGQAQIQMLPWLFYPIFMPLGKHPVIRNLDGIKSEFASTIDLLQVNGQKQTILLASSPYNKKLTAPHNLSLQALEQEPDPREFRSQPKITGVLLEGTFASDFTNRPVPAGVTENIPVLTKSKPTKMVVLSDGDIFKNQVSADGSPFPLGYDRYTQQSFGNKNLLLNIADDLTDDSGLIALRIKEIKLRLLNRARIRNERIYWQTVNMVVPLAAVLIFAIFQHYYRRRKYAR; this comes from the coding sequence ATGTTCAGCATCTTAAAAAAAGAGATCAGCACTTATTTGAGTTCACTGGTGGCCTATGTCACTATCGGGGTGTTCCTGTTGGTGCTGGGGCTGTTCCTGTGGGTGTTCCCCGAGTCGAGCATATTGGAGTATGGTTACGCCAGTATGGAGGGCATGTTCAGCACCGCGCCTTTTTTGTTCATGTTCCTGATCCCGGCCATCACCATGCGCTCCATAGCCGAGGAACGCCGCGAGGGAACGTTCGAACTGCTATCCACCCGTCCGCTCAGTAACTGGCAGATCGTGCTGGGCAAGTACTGGGCCTGCTTGGTACTGGTGGCCTTTGCGCTGCTGCCTACTTTGTTTTATGTTTACTCGGTTTGGGTGCTGGGTACCCCGCAGGGTAACCTGGACACCGGCGCGGTGATCGGTTCATACATTGGCTTGCTGCTGTTAGGTGCTGCCTTTACCGCTATGGGGCTTTTCGCCTCATCGGTGAGCAAGAACCAGATCATCTCTTTTACCATAGCAGTGTTCCTGAGTTACTTTATGTACAGCGGGTTCGATTCGCTGGGCCAGTTACTCTCCTTACAAGATACCAACATACAGGACCTGGGTATGGCCCGGCATTATGAGGCTGTGGGTAGGGGCGTGCTCGATAGCCGCAACCTGATCTATTTTATCGTTCTCAGCAGCATTTTTATAGGCCTCACCGTTTGGGTAGTGAGCAGGCAAAACTCGGTAAAGCAGGTGCGCAAAGGACTGTTGATGCTGGGCGGCGCGCTCGTGCTGCTGGTCATCATATCGCAATTGGTGTATACTCGTATCGATTTTACCAAAGAGAAACGTTTTACCCTGAGCCAGGTAAGCCGTAACGTGATGGATAGCCTGCCCAAAAAGGTAAAGGTGACCGTATACCTGCAAGGCAAGGACCTGCCCGGCGGCATGAAGCGTTTGCAACAGGCCACGCGCGATATGCTCAACGACCTGGAGGCTTACGGCCATGGCAAGCTGAGCTTCGAATTTGCTAACCCGCTGGATGGTTTGAGCCAGGAGGAGCAGGCTAAAACGCTGGAAGACCTGCAAACACAAGGCATCGAGCCTACCAACCTGAGTGTTAAGACAGATAACGGTGTATCGCAGCGTACCATATTTTCGGCCGCTATGGTGAGTGCAGGTGATAAGCAGATGCCAGTCAAGCTGCTGCAAACACGCATCGGCCTTGGTCCCGAGGAAGTGCTCAACAATTCAGAACAGAACCTGGAGTATGCGTTCACCTCGGCCATTAAAAAAGCTACGAGCGGTGGCCGCCCACGGGTGGGTTTCACTTACGGGCATAATGAGTTAAGCGATCTGCAACTCAACGATGCCATGAAAAGTCTGAGCGATGGCTTTGAGGTGGGACGCGTGGATCTGCAAAGCATCCCTTTTGCCAACCTGAGCACCTTGAAGCTGCTGGTGATCGCCAAGCCCGACAAGCCCTTTACCGAGGCCGAAAAGTTCAAGGTCGATCAGTATCTGATGCGGGGAGGGCGTATCGTGTGGTCGATCGATCAAGTGAGCGCCGAGTTGGATAGCCTGCGCGGGCATGGGGGCGAGCAGTTGGCCTTCAATAAACAATTGAATCTTGATGATCAGCTCTTCAAATATGGTGTGCGTATCAACTATGACCTGATCGCCGACCTGAACTGCGCCCAGATCCCCGTGAACACCGGGAACATGGGCGGCCAAGCACAGATCCAAATGCTGCCCTGGCTGTTCTACCCTATATTTATGCCACTGGGCAAACACCCGGTGATCCGCAACCTCGATGGTATTAAAAGCGAGTTCGCCAGCACCATTGATCTGCTGCAGGTCAATGGGCAAAAGCAAACTATCTTGCTGGCCTCGTCGCCTTACAACAAAAAGCTAACGGCTCCCCACAACCTGTCGTTACAGGCCTTGGAACAGGAGCCCGACCCGCGCGAGTTCCGCAGCCAGCCCAAGATCACCGGTGTGCTGCTCGAGGGTACCTTCGCGTCTGATTTTACCAACCGGCCGGTACCTGCGGGCGTTACCGAAAATATACCCGTGCTTACCAAAAGCAAGCCTACCAAGATGGTGGTGTTGAGCGATGGCGATATTTTTAAGAACCAGGTGAGTGCCGATGGTTCACCCTTTCCGCTGGGCTATGATCGCTATACTCAGCAAAGTTTTGGCAATAAGAATCTGCTACTGAACATAGCTGATGACCTGACCGACGACTCGGGCCTGATCGCCCTGCGCATCAAGGAGATCAAGCTTCGTTTGCTCAACCGGGCACGCATCCGTAACGAGCGGATCTACTGGCAAACCGTCAATATGGTGGTGCCTTTGGCGGCTGTGTTAATATTCGCGATTTTTCAACATTATTATCGTCGGCGCAAGTACGCACGCTAA
- a CDS encoding SusC/RagA family TonB-linked outer membrane protein, which produces MRVNILTLFILAMTGHMLMASGTRAQTLEQTKVDLELKHETLKAAFGKIEGQTDFRFAYRPEQIRSHRVDLVKGSYTVDEALRLLLTGTELQYKLINNNILITPVARVTPTAVAVQKKDGTVNGQVKDKNGDGLAGVSVTIKGTTTGTVTDGGGRFKLNVPASSTTLVFSYLGFKTREIMLTERLDIDVVLEEDLGKLDEVVVIGYGTTTQRNSTGTVSSISSKDIADQPINDPLSALQGRIPGLVVNNNNGYAGSDFTVRLRGVNSISSGSDPLYIVDGVPFISKPINQFTGANGNQSPLSGINPNDIERIDVLKDADATAIYGSRGANGVILITTKKGKAGNSNVDLTIYSGISKVSRKVKMLNTQQYLEMRREAFANDNIVPTVDNAPDLLLWDQNLDNDWQKKLIGNTAHLTQAQGSVSGGNEFTRFLVSGTYRRESTVLPTDLAYKRGAAHVSIDHSSTDRKFNINALVTYAADDNNTLPTDLTQYYNLSPNYPVYDGASKYYWYSNEQNPLAYLERTYQSNNRNLVSNITTRYTILNGLNVKANFGYNQMSLEQVTTLPKLGFNPATYSASSAIYGNNDVSSYIVEPQVDYVKQLGKSTLQALVGGTWQQSISQGQRITGSTYASDAQLENIKAAAQLVVNSYNYTKYRYTSVFGRLTYNWDEKYIINGTFRRDGSSRFGPNKRFGNFGAVGAAWLFSNEAFVRSALPWLSFGKLRGSYGTVGNDQIGDYQYFDSFSSSTYPYGGLSGLYPSRFPNLDYGWEVNKKLEAAIEMGFLNDRIVLNTNFYRNRSGNQLIGYTLSSQSGFTSYQANLPALVENKGWEFLLNTVNIRGKDLNWNTSLNLTIAKNTLLAYPNLANTGDANTYVIGQPLRITKGYHFTGVDPQTGLSTVQDIDGNNTISNPNDFTVIGKLLPTLYGGMQNNLTFKKWSLDVLLQYVKQRGPGLNYGYLTTPYGSLKNKDISALDRWRKPGDVTNIPRASSSSANAGFSSYNNFYRLSDAEWSDASYVKLKNVSIRYDLSELLKRWKLRNCSIYFQGQNLLTFTKYKGMDPETLESSLLNQGPVLPTLRTYIVGLQFGF; this is translated from the coding sequence ATGAGGGTCAACATTTTAACACTTTTTATTTTGGCCATGACCGGCCACATGTTAATGGCTTCCGGTACAAGGGCTCAAACGCTGGAGCAAACCAAGGTCGATCTTGAATTAAAGCATGAAACGCTTAAAGCAGCGTTCGGTAAGATCGAAGGTCAGACCGACTTCCGGTTCGCTTACCGCCCTGAACAGATCAGGTCGCATCGGGTCGATCTGGTTAAAGGAAGTTATACGGTCGATGAGGCCCTCCGCCTGTTATTGACCGGAACCGAACTCCAATATAAACTGATCAATAACAATATACTGATCACCCCGGTAGCAAGGGTCACTCCAACGGCGGTAGCCGTGCAAAAAAAGGATGGCACGGTGAACGGGCAGGTCAAGGACAAGAATGGCGACGGGCTGGCGGGAGTAAGTGTGACCATAAAAGGTACGACCACCGGTACCGTTACAGACGGTGGCGGCAGATTCAAGTTAAATGTACCGGCCAGTAGCACGACCTTGGTATTCAGCTACCTGGGCTTCAAAACGCGCGAGATCATGCTGACCGAACGACTCGATATAGACGTTGTGCTTGAAGAGGATCTGGGTAAACTGGACGAAGTAGTGGTGATCGGATACGGTACTACCACCCAGCGCAACAGCACAGGTACCGTTTCATCCATTAGTAGTAAGGACATTGCTGATCAACCCATCAATGATCCCTTGTCTGCACTTCAGGGACGCATCCCCGGTCTTGTGGTGAACAATAACAACGGATACGCCGGATCAGATTTTACTGTTAGGCTTAGAGGAGTTAACTCCATTTCCAGTGGAAGTGATCCGCTATATATAGTGGATGGGGTTCCGTTCATTTCCAAACCTATTAATCAGTTCACAGGAGCCAATGGTAATCAAAGCCCTTTAAGCGGTATAAATCCTAACGATATTGAACGGATAGACGTTTTAAAAGACGCTGACGCAACGGCGATATATGGTTCGCGAGGCGCCAATGGCGTGATCCTGATCACTACAAAAAAGGGCAAGGCCGGCAATTCTAATGTGGATCTGACCATCTATTCGGGGATCAGCAAGGTATCACGTAAAGTTAAAATGTTGAATACGCAGCAATACCTTGAAATGCGCCGCGAAGCATTCGCCAACGATAACATCGTACCTACCGTTGATAATGCCCCCGACCTGCTGCTGTGGGATCAGAACCTGGATAACGATTGGCAAAAAAAGCTTATAGGCAATACAGCGCATTTAACGCAGGCGCAAGGCTCAGTATCAGGCGGTAATGAATTTACCCGTTTCCTGGTAAGCGGTACTTACAGAAGAGAATCTACCGTCTTACCAACCGATCTTGCTTATAAGCGTGGCGCGGCACATGTTTCTATCGACCATTCCTCTACTGACAGAAAATTCAACATCAATGCGTTAGTGACCTATGCTGCCGATGATAATAACACACTACCTACAGATCTGACGCAATATTATAACCTATCACCTAATTATCCGGTATATGATGGTGCCAGCAAGTATTACTGGTACAGTAACGAGCAGAATCCTCTGGCTTACCTGGAGCGCACCTACCAGAGTAACAACCGTAATTTGGTCTCAAATATCACTACCCGTTATACGATCCTTAACGGCTTGAATGTAAAGGCGAATTTTGGATACAATCAAATGAGCCTTGAGCAGGTGACCACCTTGCCTAAATTGGGATTCAATCCAGCAACTTATTCGGCCAGCAGCGCTATTTATGGCAATAACGACGTTAGCTCTTACATCGTAGAGCCACAAGTAGATTATGTAAAGCAATTAGGAAAGAGCACCTTACAGGCCCTGGTGGGTGGCACATGGCAGCAAAGTATATCACAAGGGCAACGCATTACGGGATCAACTTATGCCAGTGATGCGCAGCTCGAAAATATCAAGGCTGCTGCACAATTGGTGGTCAATTCATACAATTACACCAAATATCGTTATACGTCTGTTTTTGGCAGGCTAACTTACAACTGGGACGAGAAATATATCATTAACGGCACTTTCCGCCGTGACGGTTCTTCACGCTTCGGGCCTAATAAGCGCTTCGGGAATTTTGGCGCGGTGGGTGCTGCATGGTTGTTCAGCAATGAGGCCTTTGTAAGATCAGCTCTTCCATGGTTAAGCTTCGGTAAGTTAAGGGGAAGTTATGGAACAGTGGGCAATGACCAGATAGGTGATTATCAATACTTCGACAGTTTCTCATCAAGCACCTACCCTTACGGTGGGCTTAGCGGGCTGTATCCAAGCCGCTTTCCTAATCTTGATTATGGCTGGGAAGTGAATAAAAAATTAGAGGCGGCCATTGAAATGGGCTTCTTGAATGACCGGATCGTTCTTAATACTAACTTTTACCGCAATCGTTCAGGTAACCAGCTGATCGGGTACACGCTTTCTTCCCAGTCCGGTTTTACCAGCTATCAGGCCAATCTCCCGGCCTTGGTGGAGAATAAGGGTTGGGAATTTCTATTGAATACGGTCAACATCAGAGGCAAAGACCTTAATTGGAACACCTCCCTGAACTTGACCATTGCCAAGAACACACTTTTGGCTTATCCAAATCTGGCCAACACCGGCGATGCCAATACCTATGTTATTGGCCAGCCACTGAGAATTACCAAGGGGTACCATTTTACTGGTGTAGACCCTCAAACCGGTCTTTCAACAGTGCAAGACATTGATGGCAATAACACCATTAGTAACCCCAATGACTTTACGGTGATCGGTAAACTGCTGCCAACCTTATATGGCGGTATGCAAAACAATTTAACCTTCAAAAAATGGTCGTTAGACGTACTGTTGCAATACGTTAAGCAACGTGGCCCTGGCTTGAACTATGGCTATTTGACCACGCCTTATGGCTCGCTGAAGAACAAAGACATTAGTGCACTTGATCGTTGGCGTAAACCTGGGGACGTGACCAATATCCCCAGAGCATCGTCAAGCTCTGCCAATGCCGGCTTTAGCAGCTATAACAATTTTTACAGGCTCTCTGATGCCGAGTGGAGCGACGCCTCCTATGTCAAACTTAAAAATGTGTCTATCCGGTACGACCTGTCGGAACTCCTGAAAAGATGGAAGCTCAGGAACTGCTCGATATACTTTCAAGGCCAGAACCTGCTAACGTTCACCAAGTATAAAGGAATGGACCCTGAAACGCTTGAATCGTCGCTGCTTAACCAAGGGCCGGTACTGCCTACCCTGCGCACGTACATCGTCGGATTGCAATTTGGTTTTTAA
- a CDS encoding RNA polymerase sigma factor, which yields MVKDALCNCQKVRYIGLTINLYRLQSEDILLKQLKAGNTLAFSSLYHRYSARIYHFALSIVKSPALAEDVTHDVFVKLWENADKIDLALSFQSYLFTITRNHILNLLKRAGRSTLIVDEIMRYTAVISDDPSQILQRKQAHDLLEVAVETLPEQRRKIYQLCKNEGFTYKEVAEQLGISPSTVNSQMVKAIKSVQDFLLLSGALSVIIYVWPFL from the coding sequence ATGGTTAAAGATGCATTATGTAATTGTCAAAAAGTTCGATATATTGGCTTAACGATTAATTTATACAGGTTGCAAAGCGAAGACATACTCTTAAAGCAATTGAAAGCAGGCAATACCTTGGCTTTTTCTTCCCTGTATCATCGTTATTCTGCTCGCATTTATCATTTTGCTCTGAGCATAGTCAAATCTCCTGCTCTTGCTGAAGATGTGACGCATGACGTGTTCGTTAAACTTTGGGAGAATGCGGATAAGATCGATCTGGCCTTATCTTTTCAGTCTTACTTATTTACTATCACGCGTAATCACATACTCAACCTACTTAAAAGAGCAGGAAGGTCCACTTTGATCGTTGACGAGATCATGAGATACACAGCCGTCATCTCTGACGATCCCTCACAAATACTACAGCGTAAACAAGCTCACGATCTGCTGGAAGTTGCCGTCGAGACCTTACCTGAACAACGGCGCAAGATCTACCAACTGTGCAAGAATGAAGGCTTCACCTATAAAGAAGTGGCAGAGCAATTAGGCATCTCGCCAAGTACAGTGAACAGCCAAATGGTCAAAGCCATTAAATCGGTACAGGATTTTTTACTGCTTAGTGGTGCACTGTCAGTGATCATCTACGTCTGGCCTTTTTTGTAA
- a CDS encoding polyprenyl synthetase family protein → MLSLNEIKRPIAAEIDVFEEKFKASMQSSVPLLDRITHYIVKRKGKQIRPMFVFFAASLCGGITEATYRGAALVELVHTASLVHDDVVDNSYQRRGFFSINALWKNKIAVLVGDFLLTKGMLLSLDHNDFDLLKILSNAVKQMSEGELLQVEKARKTNTDEGIYYEVIRQKTASLIASCCACGAASAGADADAIEKMRLFGEKIGIAFQIKDDMFDFGTDDVGKPLGIDIKEKKVTLPLIYALNNVPKSESKKIISLVKNHKDDPEKIGQIITFVKQNGGLTYAQSQMQKYQNEAFDILNTFPQGEARTGLEQLVRFTIERNK, encoded by the coding sequence ATGCTGAGCCTTAACGAGATCAAAAGACCCATAGCAGCAGAGATCGATGTTTTTGAAGAAAAGTTCAAAGCGTCGATGCAAAGCTCAGTTCCTTTGCTTGATCGCATTACACATTACATCGTTAAACGTAAAGGCAAGCAGATACGGCCCATGTTCGTATTCTTTGCGGCCAGCTTGTGTGGAGGCATTACTGAGGCCACTTACCGTGGAGCTGCCCTGGTAGAGCTTGTGCATACCGCCTCGCTGGTTCATGATGATGTAGTGGATAATTCTTACCAGCGCCGTGGTTTCTTCTCCATCAACGCTTTATGGAAAAATAAGATAGCCGTATTGGTGGGCGATTTCCTGCTCACCAAGGGCATGTTGCTGTCTTTGGACCATAATGATTTCGACCTGCTCAAGATCCTTTCCAACGCGGTAAAGCAAATGAGCGAAGGGGAGTTGCTACAGGTGGAAAAGGCTCGTAAGACCAATACCGATGAGGGCATCTATTACGAAGTTATCCGTCAGAAGACAGCCTCGCTCATCGCCTCCTGTTGTGCCTGCGGTGCCGCCAGTGCCGGTGCCGATGCAGATGCCATAGAAAAAATGCGCCTCTTTGGTGAAAAGATCGGTATCGCCTTCCAGATAAAGGATGATATGTTCGATTTTGGTACCGATGATGTGGGCAAACCTCTTGGTATCGACATCAAGGAGAAAAAGGTCACGCTGCCATTGATCTATGCGCTGAACAACGTACCTAAAAGCGAAAGCAAAAAGATCATTAGTCTAGTCAAGAATCACAAGGATGACCCCGAAAAGATCGGTCAGATCATCACCTTTGTGAAACAGAATGGCGGGCTCACCTATGCCCAAAGCCAGATGCAAAAATACCAGAACGAGGCATTCGACATCCTGAACACTTTTCCGCAAGGTGAGGCCCGTACCGGTCTGGAGCAGTTGGTTCGCTTTACTATCGAGCGCAACAAATAG
- a CDS encoding FecR family protein, with translation MDKCIAELFRRFIENKCSASELRQVEELLKDGGHNEEWATVLEELAVEHFLSPPGDSSPNTFDQKKLLARIQRSAGITTRKRWSANLAWTAAACLLLAGAALLFVVPKNSRRSNIIASSPKAIQKSANHKYLKLADGSKVLLNDSSFLTYPEAFSGNTREVTLTGEAFFDIQHDPKHPFIIHTGELTTTVLGTAFNIKAFKKDHKVTVTVTRGKVRVQKGEQLLAVLTPDQQVIYDIPAARHIQEAVNADKILSWKEYDLILDDVTLEEAAMKIGKQYGKKIRFVNGNAKDCRFSASFLNRNTLDQVLTVVGQITNTTIELKKDVIEIDGPGCQ, from the coding sequence TTGGATAAATGCATCGCTGAACTATTCAGGAGATTTATAGAGAACAAATGCTCCGCATCAGAATTGAGGCAAGTGGAGGAATTGCTCAAAGATGGCGGGCATAACGAGGAATGGGCTACGGTACTCGAAGAGTTGGCGGTAGAGCATTTTTTAAGCCCTCCGGGCGACTCATCTCCAAATACTTTTGACCAGAAAAAGTTGCTTGCGCGCATCCAGAGATCCGCGGGTATAACGACAAGAAAAAGATGGTCTGCTAACCTCGCCTGGACGGCGGCGGCTTGTTTACTACTGGCTGGCGCGGCCTTATTGTTCGTTGTTCCCAAAAACAGCCGTAGGTCCAACATCATTGCCTCCTCTCCAAAGGCGATACAAAAGTCTGCTAACCACAAATACCTCAAATTAGCTGATGGCAGCAAAGTGTTGCTGAACGATTCCAGCTTTTTGACCTATCCCGAAGCTTTTTCAGGCAACACCCGCGAGGTCACCCTCACCGGTGAAGCATTTTTTGATATCCAGCATGACCCAAAACACCCTTTCATTATTCATACCGGTGAGCTGACCACCACTGTTTTAGGAACGGCTTTTAATATCAAGGCCTTTAAAAAAGACCATAAAGTTACCGTAACAGTGACCAGGGGAAAAGTACGTGTGCAAAAAGGCGAACAGTTACTTGCTGTACTAACACCTGATCAACAGGTCATTTATGATATTCCTGCCGCCAGGCACATACAAGAAGCAGTTAATGCTGACAAGATCTTAAGCTGGAAGGAGTACGATCTTATTTTGGATGACGTTACGCTCGAAGAAGCTGCGATGAAGATCGGCAAACAGTATGGCAAAAAGATACGCTTCGTAAATGGTAACGCTAAAGATTGCCGTTTCTCGGCAAGTTTCCTGAATCGTAATACCCTGGATCAGGTACTCACTGTGGTTGGCCAGATCACCAACACTACCATAGAGCTTAAAAAAGATGTCATCGAAATAGATGGCCCCGGCTGTCAATGA
- a CDS encoding ATP-binding cassette domain-containing protein, with translation MGIMVNDLSKHYGTQKAVDRISFEAGVGVLGFLGPNGAGKSTTMKMLTGYIPQTSGKASVAGFDTADQQIEVKQRVGYLPESNPLYTDMYVKEALAFVADIHAIPDPVKRIAEVIELTGLTPEQHKKIGQLSKGYKQRVGLAQAILHDPKVLILDEPTSGLDPNQLIGIRQLIRDLGKTRTVVLSTHIMQEVEATCDRVVIINKGHIVANDTLEGLKAQHGGNTLEEIFIKLTLGMN, from the coding sequence ATGGGTATAATGGTCAATGATCTGTCTAAACATTACGGTACGCAAAAGGCCGTTGATCGCATCAGTTTTGAAGCGGGCGTAGGTGTGCTGGGTTTCCTGGGGCCGAATGGGGCGGGCAAATCTACCACCATGAAAATGCTGACCGGCTACATCCCGCAAACCTCGGGCAAGGCCAGTGTGGCCGGTTTTGATACCGCCGATCAGCAGATCGAGGTGAAGCAAAGGGTAGGGTATCTGCCCGAGAGCAACCCCTTGTACACCGACATGTATGTTAAGGAAGCGCTCGCTTTTGTAGCCGACATACATGCCATACCTGACCCAGTAAAACGCATAGCCGAGGTGATAGAGCTGACCGGACTCACTCCAGAGCAGCACAAAAAGATCGGTCAGTTATCCAAAGGTTATAAACAGCGTGTAGGGCTGGCCCAAGCCATTCTGCACGATCCGAAAGTGCTGATCCTTGATGAGCCGACCTCTGGTTTAGACCCAAACCAACTGATCGGTATACGCCAGTTGATCCGTGATCTGGGCAAGACGCGTACGGTCGTTCTGTCTACCCATATCATGCAGGAGGTAGAGGCCACCTGCGACCGTGTGGTGATCATTAACAAAGGACACATCGTGGCCAATGACACACTGGAAGGTTTAAAGGCTCAGCATGGGGGTAACACGCTCGAGGAAATATTTATCAAATTGACCCTCGGGATGAACTAA
- a CDS encoding Gfo/Idh/MocA family protein: protein MNDQHLPGSTLTEQAKGFGRRDFISMTGKGLVAATVASTIPPAAATAQSRTATGPHGTLADVISVDVPSQHAPSERKQETGTKMIPPDKRIGYAIVGIGELTMGQIMPGFGSCKYSKPVALVSSHPDKARKVAAQYGIPEKNIYNYQNFDDIKNNPDIDAVYIVLPNSMHHEFVIRSAKAGKHVLCEKPMANSSKEAQEMIDACKKAGKKLMIAYRIQYEPNNKLIKDLVRNKTHGQVKVIDSVNVQNIGDPQQWRLKKALAGGGSLPDIGLYCINTNRYLTGEEPYMVNATTHSDADDPRFKEVEDKVMFQMFFPSGTIANNTTAYSVHDSKHYRCYAANGGWFGMDPAFNYNGLKIELSKAEGSQEIKQQIIVGEKQQFALEMDHFAECIMENKDPYTPGEEGLQDQKIMEAIYASARSGKPVMLNKVTTVDTFRNAGNAPKYS from the coding sequence ATGAATGACCAGCATCTACCGGGCAGCACGCTCACCGAACAAGCCAAAGGCTTTGGCCGCCGCGATTTTATCTCTATGACCGGTAAAGGCCTGGTTGCTGCCACCGTGGCCAGCACGATCCCCCCAGCTGCCGCGACCGCCCAATCACGCACGGCCACCGGTCCGCATGGTACCCTTGCCGATGTGATCAGCGTAGATGTGCCCAGCCAGCATGCCCCTTCAGAGCGCAAACAAGAGACCGGCACTAAAATGATACCGCCCGATAAGCGTATCGGCTACGCCATCGTAGGTATAGGCGAGCTGACCATGGGGCAGATCATGCCAGGCTTTGGCTCTTGCAAGTATTCTAAACCCGTGGCCTTGGTTAGCAGTCATCCTGATAAAGCACGCAAGGTGGCTGCTCAGTACGGCATCCCTGAAAAGAACATCTACAACTATCAGAACTTTGACGACATCAAGAATAACCCTGACATAGATGCGGTGTACATCGTATTGCCTAACAGTATGCACCACGAATTTGTGATCCGTTCGGCCAAGGCCGGCAAGCATGTGCTGTGCGAGAAGCCTATGGCCAACTCGAGCAAGGAAGCACAGGAGATGATCGACGCCTGCAAAAAGGCCGGCAAGAAACTGATGATCGCCTATCGTATCCAATACGAACCGAACAACAAGCTGATCAAAGACCTGGTACGTAACAAGACCCACGGCCAGGTTAAGGTGATCGATTCGGTGAACGTGCAAAATATCGGTGATCCACAGCAATGGCGGTTAAAGAAAGCGCTGGCAGGTGGTGGTTCATTACCCGATATAGGCCTGTATTGCATCAACACCAACCGCTACCTTACCGGCGAGGAACCTTACATGGTGAACGCCACCACCCACAGCGATGCCGACGACCCACGGTTTAAAGAGGTAGAAGACAAGGTGATGTTTCAGATGTTCTTCCCGAGTGGGACCATAGCCAATAACACTACCGCTTACAGCGTGCACGATAGTAAGCATTACCGCTGCTACGCGGCCAATGGCGGCTGGTTCGGCATGGACCCCGCATTCAATTACAACGGACTTAAAATAGAATTGTCAAAAGCTGAAGGTTCGCAAGAGATCAAACAACAGATCATAGTCGGCGAAAAGCAGCAATTCGCGCTGGAGATGGACCATTTTGCGGAATGCATTATGGAAAATAAAGATCCGTACACTCCAGGCGAGGAAGGCTTGCAGGACCAAAAGATCATGGAGGCCATCTATGCCTCGGCCCGTTCAGGAAAACCTGTAATGTTGAACAAGGTCACCACCGTGGATACTTTTAGGAATGCCGGCAATGCGCCTAAGTATAGTTAA